The proteins below come from a single Arthrobacter sp. zg-Y1171 genomic window:
- the malQ gene encoding 4-alpha-glucanotransferase encodes MSEKPKAPSARPDPDAAGLLRQLADFHKVATTFTGWDGSEQQVSDSTLRSVLSALGLAVESEQDLERSLAESKAAAWKRPLPPTAVVRQGKPGSVPVHLPPGSTAKLTLRLEDGSEQELAWPEQPEEERDIDGSAVARTLVPLPEGLELGWHTLEAASGDISATAVLVVTPDRLDTADKLETERAWGVQAQLYSVRSSRSWGIGDLTDLADLAAVAGTDYDAGFVLINPLHAAEPVPPIEPSPYLPTTRRFFNPLYIRVEAVPEYAYLTDGQRQAAEEAARSLYPANTSAAELDRDASYAAKLRVLQDVYQVERSPSRQKQFDAFKADAGQGLENFARWCALAEELAPGAPEWAEATGPDSDYVIRRLPRLQERIDFFKWLQWICDEQLEGVQLAAKKAGMGIGVIHDLAVGVHPSGADAWMLRDVLASGISVGAPPDMFNQRGQDWSQPPWHPGRLADSGYAAYRDMIRTILRHAGGIRVDHILGLFRLWWIPQGAGSPGEGAYVYYDHEAMIGILALEAQRAGAVVIGEDLGVFEPWVQEYLGERGVLGTSILWFEQTEDGPRDPEVYRVGALTSVNTHDLPPTAGYLAGEHVNLRESLGLLNRPVEEERKADSEGQEAVLNALRQRGLLPESASDQVAGQMHGEEVQQTVEALHEFILQTPSVLLGVALADLVGEKKTQNQPGTADEYPNWRIPLCGPDGEAVLLDDLERNERFRSLAALMQKGI; translated from the coding sequence TCCGCCCGCCCTGATCCGGACGCCGCAGGCCTCCTCCGCCAGCTTGCCGACTTTCACAAGGTAGCCACCACCTTCACCGGCTGGGACGGTTCCGAGCAGCAGGTATCCGACTCCACGCTGCGCAGCGTCCTCTCCGCACTGGGCCTGGCCGTCGAATCGGAACAGGACCTGGAACGGTCCCTCGCAGAGTCAAAGGCGGCCGCCTGGAAGCGCCCGCTGCCGCCGACCGCCGTCGTGCGCCAGGGCAAGCCCGGCAGCGTGCCCGTCCACCTGCCGCCGGGCAGCACCGCAAAACTGACCCTGCGGCTGGAAGACGGCTCAGAGCAGGAACTCGCCTGGCCTGAGCAACCCGAGGAGGAACGGGACATCGACGGCTCGGCCGTGGCACGCACCCTGGTTCCCCTGCCCGAGGGGTTGGAGCTGGGCTGGCACACGCTCGAAGCGGCAAGCGGCGACATCTCCGCCACTGCCGTTCTGGTGGTCACCCCTGACCGGCTCGACACCGCGGACAAGCTGGAAACCGAGCGCGCCTGGGGGGTGCAGGCCCAGCTTTACTCGGTCCGCTCCTCCCGGTCCTGGGGGATCGGGGACCTCACCGACCTGGCGGATCTCGCCGCCGTCGCCGGCACGGATTACGACGCCGGGTTTGTCCTGATCAACCCGCTGCACGCCGCGGAACCCGTCCCGCCGATTGAGCCGTCCCCGTACCTGCCCACCACCCGGCGGTTCTTCAACCCGCTGTACATCCGGGTGGAAGCCGTGCCGGAATACGCGTACCTGACCGACGGCCAGCGGCAGGCCGCTGAAGAGGCGGCCCGATCCCTGTACCCGGCCAACACCTCCGCAGCGGAACTGGACCGCGACGCCAGCTACGCGGCCAAGCTGCGCGTACTGCAGGACGTGTACCAGGTGGAACGCAGCCCGAGCCGGCAGAAACAGTTCGATGCCTTCAAGGCCGACGCCGGGCAGGGCCTGGAGAACTTCGCCCGCTGGTGTGCCCTGGCCGAGGAACTGGCCCCCGGCGCACCGGAGTGGGCCGAGGCCACGGGCCCGGACAGCGACTACGTGATCCGCCGGCTGCCCCGGCTGCAGGAACGCATCGACTTCTTCAAGTGGCTGCAGTGGATCTGCGACGAACAGCTGGAGGGCGTGCAGCTGGCAGCGAAGAAGGCAGGCATGGGGATCGGCGTGATCCACGACCTCGCCGTGGGCGTGCACCCCAGCGGCGCCGATGCGTGGATGCTGCGCGACGTGCTGGCCTCCGGCATCTCCGTCGGCGCGCCGCCGGACATGTTCAACCAGCGCGGCCAGGACTGGAGCCAGCCGCCGTGGCACCCCGGACGGCTGGCCGACTCCGGCTATGCCGCCTACCGGGACATGATCCGCACCATCCTCCGGCACGCCGGCGGCATCCGGGTGGACCACATCCTGGGCCTGTTCCGGCTCTGGTGGATCCCGCAGGGTGCCGGATCCCCGGGCGAGGGCGCGTATGTCTACTACGACCATGAGGCGATGATCGGCATCCTCGCGCTGGAAGCGCAGCGGGCCGGCGCCGTCGTTATCGGTGAGGACCTGGGCGTCTTTGAGCCGTGGGTCCAGGAGTACCTCGGGGAGCGCGGGGTGCTGGGCACCTCCATCCTGTGGTTCGAGCAGACCGAGGACGGCCCGCGCGATCCGGAGGTATACCGGGTGGGCGCCCTGACCAGCGTGAACACCCATGACCTCCCGCCGACCGCCGGCTACCTGGCCGGTGAACACGTGAACCTGCGCGAATCCCTCGGCCTGCTCAACCGTCCGGTGGAGGAAGAGCGGAAGGCAGACAGCGAGGGGCAGGAAGCTGTCCTGAATGCGCTCCGCCAGCGCGGGCTGCTGCCCGAATCCGCCTCCGACCAGGTGGCCGGCCAGATGCACGGCGAGGAAGTGCAGCAGACGGTGGAGGCGCTGCACGAATTTATCCTGCAGACGCCGTCGGTGCTTCTCGGCGTGGCCCTGGCCGACCTGGTAGGCGAGAAAAAGACCCAGAACCAGCCGGGGACCGCCGATGAGTATCCGAACTGGCGGATTCCCCTCTGCGGTCCCGACGGCGAGGCGGTGCTGTTGGACGACCTGGAACGGAACGAAAGGTTCCGGTCCCTGGCGGCCCTGATGCAAAAGGGGATCTAG
- a CDS encoding ABC transporter substrate-binding protein yields MRNTITRKLSTAAAGGVLLALALTGCSGSTAGSDAESSPSGSESSGSGELQQVVVGVLSIAPSSAMQYGIDEGIFEKHGLEIELQRGTGGAAMLPAVSTGDIHFAVGNPLSVMVAKDKGLDMKIVSGYSNSLAEGDDINGVVARADSGITSFADLEGKTTTVNAVNTQGDLTIMESAALAGADPEQLNFNELPFQDMEAALERGNTDAVWLPEPFLSRALANPDYVLVGYPNQEAVAGMPTMVTFTSGRYADENAETVTAFKDAVTETLTSAQANVDDVRATLPTFMGMDAAVAENLKMEEFDGELRSDELDDLGALMLKYEFVAKEPDVDAMTVQ; encoded by the coding sequence ATGAGGAACACGATCACCAGGAAACTGTCCACTGCTGCGGCAGGCGGAGTTCTGCTGGCACTGGCACTGACCGGCTGCTCCGGTTCGACCGCCGGATCCGACGCCGAGTCGTCGCCGTCGGGCAGCGAAAGTTCCGGCAGCGGTGAACTTCAGCAGGTAGTGGTGGGGGTGTTGTCCATCGCGCCGTCCTCGGCTATGCAGTACGGCATTGATGAAGGCATTTTCGAGAAGCACGGGCTGGAGATCGAGCTCCAGCGCGGCACCGGCGGGGCAGCCATGCTGCCGGCGGTCTCCACCGGCGACATCCATTTTGCCGTGGGTAACCCGCTGTCGGTCATGGTGGCCAAGGACAAGGGCCTGGATATGAAGATCGTGTCCGGGTACTCCAATTCCCTCGCCGAAGGCGATGACATCAACGGTGTGGTGGCCCGCGCGGACTCCGGGATCACGTCCTTCGCCGATCTGGAAGGCAAAACCACCACCGTCAACGCGGTCAATACCCAGGGCGATCTGACCATCATGGAAAGCGCCGCCCTGGCCGGCGCCGATCCGGAGCAGCTCAACTTCAACGAGCTGCCGTTCCAGGATATGGAAGCCGCGCTCGAGCGAGGCAATACGGACGCGGTCTGGCTGCCCGAGCCTTTCCTGAGCCGCGCCCTGGCCAATCCCGACTACGTCCTGGTTGGCTATCCGAACCAGGAAGCGGTCGCCGGGATGCCTACGATGGTCACGTTTACCTCCGGCCGGTATGCGGACGAAAATGCGGAAACCGTCACGGCCTTCAAGGATGCCGTCACCGAAACGCTCACCTCTGCGCAGGCCAACGTCGACGACGTCCGCGCCACCCTTCCGACGTTCATGGGGATGGACGCGGCAGTCGCCGAGAACCTGAAGATGGAGGAGTTCGACGGCGAACTTCGAAGCGACGAGCTGGATGACCTGGGCGCACTCATGCTGAAGTACGAGTTTGTGGCAAAGGAACCGGACGTCGATGCCATGACGGTGCAGTAG